One Pseudomonas lalucatii genomic window carries:
- a CDS encoding CatB-related O-acetyltransferase, translating to MGFWARYREKRAKKRIRALPKLHQGQAKFLRRYPQYQMGVGSYGLPIVHDWQEGATLRIGSYCSIAEQVEIFLGGHHRADWVSTYPFPAMIPEVADVPGYAVSRGDVVIGSDVWLCTHAIILSGVTVGHGAVVAAGAVVSRDVAPYSVVAGNPARHVRWRFPEESRAALLESAWWEWPEAEVRSVARLLCSDRLSEFLEYARQRESGAAAARR from the coding sequence GTGGGTTTCTGGGCTCGTTACCGGGAGAAGCGTGCCAAGAAGCGGATCCGCGCCTTGCCCAAGCTGCACCAGGGGCAGGCCAAGTTCTTGCGCCGCTATCCGCAGTACCAGATGGGGGTGGGCAGCTACGGCCTGCCCATCGTGCATGACTGGCAGGAGGGCGCGACCCTGAGGATTGGCAGCTACTGCTCCATAGCCGAGCAGGTGGAGATCTTCCTCGGCGGTCATCATCGGGCCGACTGGGTCAGCACCTATCCGTTTCCGGCGATGATCCCCGAGGTGGCGGACGTCCCCGGTTACGCGGTGAGTCGCGGAGATGTCGTGATCGGCAGCGACGTCTGGCTGTGTACCCACGCGATCATCCTGTCGGGGGTCACGGTGGGACACGGCGCCGTGGTGGCGGCGGGGGCTGTGGTCAGCCGGGATGTGGCGCCTTACTCGGTGGTCGCCGGCAATCCGGCCCGGCACGTGCGCTGGCGCTTCCCCGAGGAGTCGCGCGCCGCCTTGCTGGAAAGCGCCTGGTGGGAATGGCCGGAGGCGGAAGTGCGCAGCGTTGCCAGGTTGCTATGCAGCGATCGGCTCAGCGAGTTTCTCGAGTATGCCCGGCAACGCGAGTCGGGTGCGGCAGCGGCCAGGCGCTAG
- a CDS encoding lipopolysaccharide kinase InaA family protein codes for MAGWTLLPGFAGRVAEFGSLEAVFALEGERITKDPLSEVIRIERDGVRYYVKRYWGAGKGLRRYIGRPRVKAEWQNLKHFAKWGIPTAPIVAYGLERKLGAFVRGALVTRELPDTLDLSHLADNDHPWLHDRHWVERISRQLATATRRLHDHHFTHNDLKWRNLLVNDQAELFFIDCPTGAFWWGPLLRYRIVKDLACLDKVAKYQLTRSQRLRFYLQYRGRRHLGPGDKRCIRRIVGFFEGRE; via the coding sequence ATGGCCGGCTGGACGCTGTTGCCCGGGTTCGCCGGGCGGGTCGCCGAGTTCGGCAGCCTGGAGGCGGTGTTCGCCCTCGAGGGCGAGCGGATCACCAAGGACCCGCTGTCCGAGGTGATCCGCATCGAGCGCGACGGGGTGCGCTACTACGTCAAACGCTACTGGGGCGCCGGCAAGGGCCTGCGCCGTTATATCGGCCGGCCGCGGGTCAAGGCCGAGTGGCAGAACCTCAAGCACTTCGCCAAGTGGGGCATTCCCACCGCGCCGATCGTCGCCTACGGCCTGGAGCGCAAGCTCGGCGCCTTCGTCCGCGGCGCCCTGGTCACCCGCGAGCTGCCCGACACCCTGGACCTGAGTCATCTGGCCGACAACGACCACCCCTGGCTGCACGACCGCCACTGGGTCGAGCGGATCAGCCGCCAGCTGGCCACCGCCACGCGGCGCCTGCATGACCACCACTTCACCCACAACGACCTGAAGTGGCGCAACCTGCTGGTCAACGACCAGGCCGAGCTGTTCTTCATCGACTGCCCGACCGGGGCCTTCTGGTGGGGACCGCTGCTGCGTTACCGCATCGTCAAGGACCTGGCCTGCCTGGACAAGGTGGCCAAGTACCAGCTGACGCGCAGCCAGCGCCTGCGCTTCTACCTGCAGTACCGCGGGCGTCGCCATCTAGGTCCCGGGGACAAGCGCTGCATCCGCCGCATCGTGGGTTTCTTCGAGGGCCGGGAATGA
- a CDS encoding lipopolysaccharide kinase InaA family protein has product MTLIELGRAGRSLELPLHIELADAAGPAPLILLKLLRVLPGQRYVGLAQWRGRKVLAKLLVGAKAARHFRRELDGARLLAGQGLTTPALLADGLREGEGGWLLFDYLDGAESLGGAWREVEREPLLSAAQQAVLGEALAAVARLHAKGLWQADLHLDNLLRQGGRLWLIDGGGVQAQTPGQPLSRERVLENLGVLFAQLPVELEPFIEELLVHYLLVNGEHALPLEALLEQVARVRRWRLRDYLRKVARDCSLFSAEVGAFGLRVVRRDQQDALQPLLSDLDRRTELGHVYKTGGAATVARVELAGRPLVVKRYNVKGPLHWLKRFWRPSRAWHSWVEGQRLELLGIATPRPLAVLERRWCWLRGRAYLITEYCGGQDIIARFRPCSAEEGQISPPEAELLALDRLFAALLRERISHGDFKGHNLFWDEPQQSWSLIDLDAMRQHRGQRSFAKAYARDRARFLRNWPTDSALHQLLDKRLPQVPGTCPE; this is encoded by the coding sequence ATGACCCTGATCGAACTCGGCCGGGCCGGGCGTAGCCTGGAGCTGCCGCTGCACATCGAACTGGCGGATGCCGCCGGCCCGGCGCCGCTGATCCTGCTCAAGCTGCTGCGCGTGCTGCCGGGGCAGCGCTACGTCGGCCTGGCCCAGTGGCGTGGGCGCAAGGTGCTGGCCAAGCTGCTGGTCGGTGCCAAGGCGGCGCGGCATTTCCGTCGCGAGCTGGATGGTGCGCGGCTGCTCGCCGGGCAGGGGCTGACCACGCCGGCGTTGCTGGCCGACGGCCTGCGCGAAGGCGAGGGCGGCTGGCTGCTGTTCGACTACCTGGACGGCGCCGAGAGCCTGGGGGGCGCCTGGCGCGAGGTCGAGCGTGAGCCCCTGCTCAGCGCCGCGCAGCAGGCGGTGCTGGGCGAGGCCCTGGCCGCGGTCGCCCGGCTGCATGCCAAGGGCCTGTGGCAGGCCGACCTGCACCTGGACAACCTGCTGCGCCAGGGCGGCCGGCTGTGGCTGATCGACGGCGGCGGGGTGCAGGCGCAGACGCCGGGGCAGCCCCTGTCGCGGGAGCGGGTGCTGGAGAACCTCGGCGTGCTGTTCGCCCAGCTCCCGGTGGAGCTGGAGCCCTTTATCGAAGAATTGCTGGTGCACTACCTGTTGGTCAACGGCGAGCATGCCTTGCCGCTGGAGGCCCTGCTCGAGCAGGTCGCCAGGGTGCGGCGCTGGCGCCTGCGTGATTACCTGCGCAAGGTCGCCCGCGATTGCAGCCTGTTCAGCGCCGAGGTCGGCGCCTTCGGCCTGCGCGTGGTGCGGCGTGACCAGCAGGACGCGTTGCAGCCGCTGCTGAGCGACCTCGACCGGCGCACCGAGCTGGGCCACGTCTACAAGACCGGCGGCGCGGCCACCGTGGCGCGGGTCGAGTTGGCCGGCCGGCCGCTGGTGGTCAAGCGCTACAACGTCAAGGGCCCTCTGCACTGGCTCAAGCGCTTCTGGCGGCCCAGCCGGGCCTGGCACAGCTGGGTCGAGGGCCAGCGCCTGGAGCTGCTGGGCATCGCCACCCCGCGGCCGCTGGCGGTGCTGGAGCGGCGCTGGTGCTGGCTGCGCGGGCGCGCCTACCTGATTACCGAATACTGCGGCGGCCAGGATATAATCGCGCGTTTTCGGCCCTGCTCGGCCGAAGAAGGCCAGATTTCACCCCCGGAAGCCGAGTTGCTGGCGCTGGATCGCTTGTTCGCCGCCTTGCTGCGCGAGCGCATCAGCCATGGCGACTTCAAGGGCCACAACCTGTTCTGGGACGAGCCGCAGCAAAGCTGGTCGCTGATCGACCTCGATGCCATGCGCCAGCACCGCGGCCAGCGCAGCTTCGCCAAGGCCTATGCCCGCGACCGCGCGCGCTTCCTGCGCAACTGGCCGACCGACTCGGCGCTCCACCAACTGCTCGACAAACGTTTACCGCAGGTGCCCGGCACCTGCCCTGAATAG
- a CDS encoding carbamoyltransferase: protein MALTVLGLSGALSHDPSAALYIDGKLIAAAEEERFVRDKHAKNRMPYESAKFCLEQAGITPADVDVVAIPFAPISLFGEARWHYAKRYWYAPDRALDAILMGNRRYKRYRNKILWCLEQLGFDAKKVKLEPVEHHLAHASSAYHCSGFSEKTAILGIDGKGEYATTFFGYGEHGKIHKIKEFYDPDSLGGLYGAITEFLGFEMLDGEFKVMGMAPYGDAGKYDFSRLATFENGQLVINTEYANVIGLRRYKEKGKGFYFSKKLIEWLGPKREGDIADDPYIHYAASMQALFEKLALQMMDHYLGDIIKQTGKIAFAGGCALNVKLNQKIIARPEVKELFVQPASGDAGTAVGAAAYVSHQRGVPVEKMEHVYLGPSYSNEDVIAACARHPSKPVFKQIADMPQRIARIMVDGNPVAWFQGRMEFGPRALGGRSIIGCPSIPGVADRINEQIKFRERWRPFCPSMLDTVGPQMLKVDHPSPFMTFTFEVVDEWKTRVSEVVHEDGTSRAQVLKREYNPRYYDMMLELEKLTGNGVSLNTSLNRRGEPMICSPTDALNMFYGSDLQYLIMEDILVVKDGKDWYEQA, encoded by the coding sequence GTGGCATTGACCGTTCTCGGCCTTTCCGGCGCCCTCAGCCATGACCCTTCCGCCGCCCTGTATATCGACGGCAAGCTGATCGCGGCCGCCGAAGAAGAGCGCTTCGTGCGCGACAAGCACGCGAAGAACCGCATGCCCTACGAGTCGGCCAAGTTCTGCCTGGAGCAGGCCGGCATCACGCCCGCCGATGTCGACGTGGTGGCCATTCCCTTCGCCCCCATCAGCCTGTTCGGCGAGGCCCGCTGGCACTACGCCAAGCGCTACTGGTACGCCCCGGACCGCGCCCTGGATGCCATCCTGATGGGCAACCGGCGCTACAAGCGCTACCGCAACAAGATCCTCTGGTGCCTGGAGCAGCTGGGCTTCGACGCCAAGAAGGTCAAGCTCGAGCCGGTCGAGCACCACCTGGCCCACGCCTCCAGCGCCTACCATTGCTCGGGTTTCAGCGAGAAGACCGCGATCCTCGGCATCGACGGCAAGGGCGAGTACGCCACCACCTTCTTCGGCTACGGCGAGCACGGCAAGATCCACAAGATCAAGGAGTTCTACGACCCGGACTCGCTCGGCGGCCTGTACGGCGCGATCACCGAGTTCCTCGGCTTCGAGATGCTCGACGGCGAGTTCAAGGTCATGGGCATGGCGCCCTACGGCGACGCCGGCAAGTACGATTTCTCGCGTCTGGCGACCTTCGAGAACGGCCAGCTGGTGATCAACACCGAGTACGCCAACGTCATCGGCCTGCGCCGCTACAAGGAGAAGGGCAAGGGTTTCTACTTCTCCAAGAAGCTGATCGAGTGGCTGGGGCCCAAGCGCGAAGGCGATATCGCCGACGACCCCTATATCCACTATGCGGCCAGCATGCAGGCGCTGTTCGAGAAACTGGCGCTGCAGATGATGGACCACTACCTCGGCGACATCATCAAGCAGACCGGCAAGATCGCCTTCGCCGGCGGCTGTGCGCTGAACGTCAAGCTCAACCAGAAGATCATCGCCCGCCCCGAGGTCAAGGAACTGTTCGTCCAGCCGGCCTCCGGCGACGCCGGCACCGCGGTGGGCGCCGCCGCCTACGTGTCGCACCAGCGCGGCGTGCCGGTGGAGAAGATGGAGCACGTCTACCTCGGCCCGTCCTACTCCAACGAGGACGTCATCGCCGCCTGCGCCCGCCACCCGAGCAAGCCGGTGTTCAAGCAGATCGCCGACATGCCGCAGCGCATCGCCAGGATCATGGTCGACGGCAACCCGGTGGCCTGGTTCCAGGGGCGCATGGAGTTCGGCCCGCGCGCCCTCGGCGGCCGTTCGATCATCGGCTGCCCGAGCATTCCCGGGGTGGCCGACCGCATCAACGAGCAGATCAAGTTCCGCGAGCGCTGGCGCCCCTTCTGCCCGTCGATGCTCGACACAGTCGGCCCGCAGATGCTCAAGGTCGACCACCCGAGCCCATTCATGACCTTCACCTTCGAGGTCGTTGATGAGTGGAAGACCCGCGTCAGCGAAGTGGTGCACGAGGACGGCACCTCCCGCGCCCAGGTGCTCAAGCGCGAGTACAACCCGCGCTACTACGACATGATGCTGGAGCTGGAGAAGCTCACCGGCAACGGCGTGTCGCTGAACACCTCGCTGAACCGCCGCGGCGAGCCGATGATCTGCTCGCCGACCGATGCCTTGAACATGTTCTACGGCTCCGACCTGCAGTACCTGATCATGGAGGACATCCTCGTGGTCAAGGACGGCAAGGACTGGTATGAGCAGGCCTGA
- a CDS encoding lipopolysaccharide kinase InaA family protein, with protein sequence MTDFIAAEDRARLERHGLADFDALWALQLEAVDEPNTERGGWSSVYRLELDGAAFYLKRQSNHLSRSLLHPLGEPTFAREFRNIQRYRRLQIPALQASFFAARRLPGEQRAVLLTRALDGWQDLDHWLQGWPRLAEAQRMAILRACGELARRLHRAGQMHGCFYPKHIFLREVPGGFAARLIDLEKTRPLLLGERDRVKDLEPLLRRAGVWREAEVRVLLAAYLASAADLERWWRRLGARRRHKEAGR encoded by the coding sequence ATGACGGACTTCATCGCCGCCGAGGACCGGGCACGACTCGAGCGCCACGGCCTGGCCGACTTCGACGCCCTGTGGGCCCTGCAGCTGGAGGCGGTGGACGAGCCCAACACCGAGCGCGGTGGTTGGAGCAGCGTCTATCGCCTGGAACTGGACGGCGCCGCCTTCTACCTCAAGCGCCAGAGCAACCACCTGAGCCGCAGCCTGCTGCATCCCCTGGGCGAGCCGACCTTCGCCCGCGAGTTTCGCAACATCCAGCGCTATCGGCGGCTGCAGATTCCCGCCCTGCAGGCCAGCTTCTTCGCCGCGCGGCGGCTGCCGGGCGAGCAGCGCGCCGTGTTGCTGACCCGCGCTCTGGACGGTTGGCAGGACCTGGACCACTGGCTGCAAGGCTGGCCCCGCCTGGCCGAGGCGCAGCGCATGGCCATCCTGCGGGCCTGCGGCGAGTTGGCCCGGCGCCTGCACCGGGCCGGGCAGATGCACGGCTGCTTCTACCCCAAGCATATCTTCCTGCGCGAGGTCCCCGGCGGCTTCGCGGCCCGGCTGATCGACCTGGAGAAGACCCGGCCGTTGCTGCTGGGCGAGCGCGACCGGGTCAAGGACCTGGAGCCGCTGCTGCGCCGTGCCGGGGTCTGGCGCGAGGCCGAGGTGCGCGTGCTGCTGGCCGCCTACCTGGCCTCGGCCGCCGACCTCGAGCGCTGGTGGCGGCGCCTGGGCGCGCGCCGGCGGCACAAGGAGGCGGGCCGATGA
- a CDS encoding glycosyltransferase: MSRPEPRILQFCHGYDGPFLDCARQYAALFADTPYKVTTVYLTGAPSAEVEAGSASDEVIFLNYSSREVRGLKLKAIRDIRRIAASGDFKLCIAHRFKPVYVALLGTGLPVIGVHHAFGDYRRLSRRLFAGLFKRRLALLGVSNAVRDEMRESLPSWPAARIETLYNRIDIGAVQAELLERDAARQALGLPRDAWVVGNVGRLHPDKDQATLIRGFAQALPQLPAGSLLAIMGSGRLEASLKELARELNVAGSVLFLGQVPGGRRFFRAFDVFALTSDHEPFGMVLLEAMAAGVPVIGSDCGGGREVVEGVGVLFPLADTAALAAALRHMAGLDDQQRELCARLMQQRVETRFSDRAVREAFWQLDAMAVR; the protein is encoded by the coding sequence ATGAGCAGGCCTGAGCCGCGCATCCTGCAGTTCTGCCACGGCTACGACGGGCCCTTCCTCGACTGTGCCCGGCAGTATGCCGCGCTGTTCGCCGACACCCCGTACAAGGTCACCACGGTGTACCTGACCGGGGCGCCGAGTGCCGAGGTCGAGGCCGGCTCGGCCTCCGACGAGGTGATCTTCCTGAACTACTCGAGCCGCGAGGTGCGCGGCCTCAAGCTCAAGGCGATCCGCGACATCCGGCGGATCGCCGCCAGCGGCGACTTCAAGCTGTGCATCGCCCACCGCTTCAAGCCGGTCTATGTCGCCCTGCTCGGCACCGGCCTGCCGGTGATCGGCGTGCACCACGCCTTCGGCGACTACCGGCGGCTGTCGCGCAGGCTGTTCGCCGGCCTCTTCAAGCGGCGCCTGGCGCTGCTCGGGGTGTCCAATGCGGTGCGCGACGAGATGCGCGAAAGCCTGCCAAGCTGGCCGGCCGCGCGCATCGAGACCCTCTACAACCGCATCGACATCGGCGCGGTGCAGGCCGAACTGCTCGAGCGCGACGCCGCGCGCCAGGCCCTGGGGCTGCCGCGTGACGCCTGGGTGGTCGGCAACGTCGGCCGCCTGCACCCGGACAAGGATCAGGCCACCCTGATCCGCGGCTTCGCCCAGGCCCTGCCGCAACTGCCGGCCGGCAGCCTGCTGGCGATCATGGGCAGCGGACGCCTGGAAGCGTCCCTCAAGGAGCTGGCGCGGGAGCTGAATGTCGCCGGCTCGGTGCTGTTCCTCGGCCAGGTGCCGGGAGGCCGCCGCTTCTTTCGCGCCTTCGACGTCTTCGCCCTGACCTCCGACCATGAGCCCTTCGGCATGGTGCTGCTGGAGGCGATGGCGGCGGGCGTGCCGGTGATCGGCAGCGACTGCGGCGGCGGGCGGGAAGTGGTAGAAGGCGTCGGCGTGCTGTTTCCCCTGGCCGATACGGCTGCCCTGGCCGCCGCCCTGCGCCACATGGCCGGGCTCGACGACCAGCAGCGCGAGCTGTGCGCCAGGCTCATGCAGCAGCGGGTCGAGACGCGCTTCTCCGATCGGGCCGTGCGTGAAGCCTTCTGGCAGCTCGATGCCATGGCCGTCAGGTGA
- a CDS encoding glycosyltransferase, which produces MSEHQPLVTVIIASYNHAPYIEACIQSVLRQTYPNVELLVIDDGSKDDSVERIRRLQGEHGFDFQVQQNQGLTHTLNAAIERAKGSLVVPFGSDDIMLEERLAKQVAYMEGKPEVGICAGNIELIDADGELFPEKRQRRDVPFRRLDFDDVFMERKPYPPAPTLMFRKEALEKVGGFDPQIRLEDLLIELKITHAGYYIDCLGEVLARYRKHASNSYKNHRFMIDSILRTYALFSDHPQYEFVRTRFLSSMFLKCSNRDRALARELLAQIPFKSWSKKTWRGLMRLYFSPLEKS; this is translated from the coding sequence ATGAGTGAACATCAGCCGTTGGTCACGGTGATCATCGCGTCATACAACCATGCTCCGTATATCGAGGCGTGCATCCAGAGCGTGCTGCGTCAGACCTACCCGAATGTCGAGCTGCTGGTCATCGACGATGGCTCCAAGGACGACAGCGTCGAGCGCATCCGCCGCCTCCAGGGTGAACATGGCTTCGATTTCCAGGTGCAGCAGAATCAGGGACTGACCCACACGCTCAATGCGGCGATCGAGCGTGCCAAGGGCAGCCTGGTCGTGCCCTTCGGCTCGGACGACATCATGCTCGAGGAGCGTCTGGCCAAGCAGGTCGCCTATATGGAGGGCAAGCCGGAGGTCGGGATCTGTGCGGGCAATATCGAACTGATCGACGCCGACGGCGAGCTCTTCCCGGAGAAGCGCCAGCGCCGTGATGTGCCGTTTCGCCGCCTGGATTTCGACGACGTGTTCATGGAGCGCAAGCCCTATCCTCCTGCGCCGACCCTGATGTTTCGCAAGGAGGCCCTGGAGAAGGTCGGCGGCTTCGACCCGCAGATCCGCCTGGAGGACCTGCTGATCGAACTGAAGATCACCCATGCCGGTTACTACATCGACTGCCTGGGCGAGGTCCTGGCGCGCTATCGCAAGCATGCCAGCAACTCCTACAAGAACCACCGTTTCATGATCGACAGCATCCTGCGCACCTACGCGCTGTTCAGCGATCACCCACAGTACGAGTTCGTGCGCACGCGCTTTCTCAGCTCGATGTTCCTCAAGTGCTCGAACCGCGATCGGGCCCTGGCCCGTGAGCTGCTGGCGCAGATTCCCTTCAAGAGCTGGTCGAAGAAGACCTGGCGGGGCCTGATGCGCCTGTACTTCTCGCCCCTGGAAAAGAGCTGA
- a CDS encoding DUF6625 family protein yields the protein MTAQPSICFVIPYFGRWPFWMPFFLESCRRNPDVDWLLFSDCGVPADLPENVRVESISYADYCALVAQRLNIPFAPENAYKLCDIKPALGFIHADRLAGYDFWAFGDIDLVFGRLRDYFTAERLARRDLFSTHERRVSGHLCLMRNTQRMREAFMRMPHWQARFCDQQHHALDEGAFSRIFLWRKNFPRPLFKLVGLFNPWRRRSEFREAFSTPSGCIPWTDGGFVFPTRWFWHEGRLSNDLDSGREFPYFHFVVWKRDAWPALELPSAEAVERLAREPVWQISAQGFQQGES from the coding sequence ATGACGGCTCAGCCGAGTATTTGTTTCGTGATCCCGTATTTCGGCCGCTGGCCCTTCTGGATGCCGTTCTTTCTGGAGAGCTGCCGGCGCAATCCGGATGTCGACTGGTTGCTGTTCAGCGACTGCGGGGTGCCGGCCGATCTGCCGGAGAACGTGCGCGTCGAGAGCATCTCCTATGCCGATTATTGCGCCCTGGTCGCCCAGCGCCTGAACATTCCGTTCGCGCCGGAGAATGCCTACAAGCTGTGCGACATCAAGCCGGCCCTGGGCTTTATCCATGCGGACCGCCTGGCCGGCTACGACTTCTGGGCGTTCGGCGACATCGACCTGGTGTTCGGCAGGCTGCGTGACTACTTCACGGCCGAACGCCTGGCGCGTCGCGACCTGTTCTCCACCCATGAGCGACGGGTCTCCGGCCATCTGTGCCTGATGCGCAATACGCAGCGGATGCGTGAGGCCTTCATGCGCATGCCGCACTGGCAGGCGCGCTTCTGCGATCAGCAGCATCATGCCCTGGACGAGGGGGCCTTCAGCCGGATATTTCTCTGGCGCAAGAACTTCCCCCGTCCGTTGTTCAAGCTGGTCGGGCTGTTCAATCCCTGGCGCCGCCGCAGTGAGTTCCGCGAAGCGTTCAGTACCCCAAGCGGGTGCATTCCATGGACCGATGGCGGCTTCGTGTTTCCCACCCGCTGGTTCTGGCATGAAGGCCGCCTGAGCAACGATCTGGACTCGGGGCGGGAGTTTCCCTACTTCCACTTCGTGGTGTGGAAGCGCGACGCCTGGCCGGCGCTCGAGCTGCCGTCTGCCGAAGCGGTCGAGCGCCTGGCGCGCGAGCCGGTATGGCAGATCAGCGCCCAGGGATTCCAGCAGGGTGAGTCATGA
- a CDS encoding lipopolysaccharide kinase InaA family protein — MQRLSQQELEGLSDNAEVLESDGLGAKVLKLHDGSFLKLFRKRSRWSSETLRPYARRFAENARDLQRLGFISPQIIQVYALPGPVNATAVHYWPLPGKTLRQALSQGSAEQRERLVERFGELLAKLHEAGVYFRSVHLGNVLLLPDDQLGLIDLADMRIGRFALSLGKRRRNLKHMRRYAEDSRWLFEEYRHALRSGYGRLAGRTAQQLFPG; from the coding sequence ATGCAGCGACTGTCGCAGCAAGAACTCGAAGGACTCTCCGACAACGCCGAAGTACTGGAGAGTGACGGGCTGGGCGCCAAGGTACTGAAGCTGCACGACGGCAGCTTTCTCAAGCTCTTTCGCAAACGCTCACGCTGGTCCAGCGAAACGCTTCGCCCCTATGCCAGGCGCTTCGCCGAGAACGCCAGGGACCTGCAGCGCCTCGGGTTTATCAGCCCGCAGATCATTCAGGTCTATGCCCTTCCCGGACCGGTCAACGCGACCGCCGTGCACTACTGGCCGCTGCCAGGCAAGACCCTGCGCCAGGCGCTCAGTCAGGGCTCGGCCGAGCAACGCGAAAGACTGGTGGAGCGCTTCGGGGAGCTGCTGGCGAAGCTGCATGAAGCGGGCGTGTACTTCCGCTCGGTGCACCTGGGCAATGTACTGCTGCTGCCCGATGACCAGCTCGGCCTGATCGACCTGGCGGACATGCGCATCGGTCGCTTCGCGCTCAGCCTGGGGAAGCGTCGGCGCAACCTGAAGCACATGCGCCGCTACGCCGAGGACAGCCGCTGGCTTTTCGAGGAATACCGCCATGCATTGCGCAGCGGGTATGGCCGGCTCGCGGGCAGAACGGCGCAACAGCTCTTCCCCGGCTGA
- a CDS encoding glycosyltransferase, which translates to MSRRIKVLQLQPDYNVKAHDFADLAEQIVKALPYARYEVVAAFLRGEPAPGEPVSRADRSVYFNFADKQLKGLRLRAMWQLYRFCREERFDVVICNRFKPVNMLLQLNRWLKVPLCIGISHGFGEYDRFYRRRQARGLIDSAWRFVGVSPAVKQYLLDCACGFTAENTVAITNAIDIEQAEALQLQRDEARRQLGLDPEARLIGALGRLVPVKGHVYLLRAFARLKDKYPGVQLAIIGKGREEARLRAEAGKLGLEGRVHLLGFRENALQYVRAFDLWTMPSLAEGLGLALLEGMSGHLPVIASNVPAMLPLIEGAGGLAVPPADVDGLTAALDSYLALSDEQLRAKGEQAYRYLQSHHDIESFRQQYLRLIDESLNQVSQAS; encoded by the coding sequence ATGAGCAGGCGGATCAAGGTGCTGCAGCTGCAGCCGGACTACAACGTCAAGGCCCACGACTTCGCCGACCTGGCCGAGCAGATCGTCAAGGCATTACCCTACGCGCGTTATGAGGTGGTCGCCGCTTTTCTGCGGGGCGAGCCGGCGCCTGGGGAACCGGTGAGTCGAGCCGATCGTTCGGTGTACTTCAATTTTGCCGACAAACAGCTCAAGGGGCTGCGGCTGCGGGCCATGTGGCAGCTCTATCGCTTCTGCCGAGAAGAGCGCTTCGATGTGGTGATCTGCAACCGCTTCAAGCCGGTCAACATGCTGTTGCAGCTGAACCGCTGGCTGAAGGTGCCGCTGTGCATCGGCATTTCCCATGGCTTCGGTGAGTACGATCGCTTCTACCGGCGGCGCCAGGCGCGAGGGTTGATTGATTCCGCCTGGCGCTTCGTCGGGGTCTCCCCGGCGGTGAAGCAATACTTGCTGGATTGCGCCTGCGGCTTCACCGCCGAGAATACGGTGGCGATCACCAATGCCATCGATATCGAGCAGGCCGAGGCGCTGCAGCTGCAGCGCGATGAGGCACGGCGGCAGCTGGGGCTCGACCCCGAGGCCAGGCTGATCGGCGCCCTGGGTCGCCTGGTGCCCGTCAAGGGACACGTCTATCTGCTGCGCGCCTTCGCCCGCCTCAAGGACAAGTACCCCGGGGTGCAGCTCGCCATCATCGGCAAGGGCCGCGAGGAGGCGAGGCTCAGGGCCGAGGCCGGCAAGCTCGGGCTCGAAGGCCGCGTGCATCTGCTGGGCTTTCGTGAGAACGCCTTGCAGTACGTGCGCGCCTTCGACCTCTGGACCATGCCGTCGCTGGCCGAGGGGCTGGGCCTGGCGCTGCTCGAGGGCATGAGCGGGCACCTTCCGGTCATCGCCTCGAACGTGCCGGCCATGCTGCCCCTGATCGAGGGGGCCGGAGGCCTGGCCGTACCGCCCGCGGATGTCGACGGCCTGACTGCCGCGCTGGACAGCTACCTGGCGCTCAGTGACGAGCAGCTGCGGGCCAAGGGGGAGCAGGCGTACCGTTACCTGCAGTCCCATCACGATATCGAATCCTTCCGACAGCAGTACTTGCGTCTCATCGACGAGTCGCTGAATCAGGTGAGCCAAGCATCATGA